In Gouania willdenowi chromosome 24, fGouWil2.1, whole genome shotgun sequence, a single window of DNA contains:
- the hadhb gene encoding trifunctional enzyme subunit beta, mitochondrial produces MASMLLNSVRRCPVSTSWAVRLGTRALGTTAPLQAQLQTKSKKTLARPGVKNIVLVEGVRTPFLLSGTTYANLMPHDLARAALQGLLNKTSLPKDAVDYIIYGIVIQEVKTSNVAREAALGAGFSDKIPAHTVTMACISSNQAMTSAVGLIAAGQCDAVVAGGAEFMSDVPIRHSRKMRKTMLALNRAKTLGQKLSLIGSIRMSHLSPELPAVAEFSTAETMGHSADRLAAAFGVSRLEQDEFALRSHTLAKKAQDDGLLEDVITFKVPGRDIVSKDNGIRPSSMEQMAKLKPAFVKPHGTVTAANSSFLTDGASAVLIMSEEKALAMGYKPKAYLRDFVYVSQDPKDQLLLGPTYSTPKVLERAGLSMSDIDVFEFHEAFAGQIMANLKAMDSDWFGQTYMGRKAKVGTPPMDKFNLWGGSLSLGHPFGATGCRLVTTVAHRLKKEGGQYGLVAACAAGGQGHAMVIEAYPQ; encoded by the exons ATGGCTTCCATGCTGTTGAACTCGGTGCGGCGCTGCCCGGTCAGCACTTCCTGGGCAGTGCGATTGG GGACTCGTGCTCTCGGTACAACAGCTCCACTTCAGGCTCAGT TGCAGACAAAGAGCAAGAAGACATTGGCCCGACCCGGTGTGAAGAACATTGTGCTGGTGGAAGGAGTCCGAACACCTTTTCTATTGTCTGGAACCAC ATATGCAAACCTGATGCCACATGACCTGGCCAGAGCAGCTCTGCA GGgtcttttaaataaaaccaGTCTCCCAAAAGATGCGGTCGACTACATCATCTATGGAATAGTCATTCAGGAGGTGAAAACCAGCAACGTAGCAAGAGAG GCTGCTCTGGGTGCAGGTTTCTCTGACAAAATCCCAGCTCACACCGTCACCATGGCGTGTATATCCTCCAACCAGGCCATGACCTCAG CTGTTGGTCTGATCGCTGCTGGCCAGTGCGATGCCGTCGTTGCAGGAGGCGCCGAGTTCATGTCCGACGTCCCGATCCGTCACAGCCGTAAGATGAGGAAAACCATGCTGGCCCTAAACAGAGCAAAGACCCTCGGCCAGAAGCTCAGTTTGATCGGCAGCATCCGGATGTCACATCTGTCCCCAGag CTTCCTGCCGTGGCTGAGTTCTCCACAGCAGAGACGATGGGCCACAGCGCCGACAGGCTGGCAGCTGCTTTCGGCGTCTCCAGACTGGAGCAGGATGAGTTTGCTCTGAGGTCGCACACTCTGGCTAAAAAGGCTCAGGACGACGGGCTGCTGGAGGATGTGATCACTTTCAAAGTACCAG GTCGTGATATCGTGTCAAAGGACAACGGCATCCGTCCTTCGTCCATGGAGCAGATGGCCAAACTGAAGCCGGCCTTTGTTAAACCTCATGGAACAGTCACTGCAGCCAACTCCTCCTTCCTG ACGGACGGCGCCTCTGCTGTGCTCATCATGTCAGAGGAGAAAGCTCTGGCTATGGGCTACAAGCCAAAAGCTTACctcag AGACTTTGTGTACGTATCCCAGGATCCCAAAGACCAGCTGCTGTTGGG TCCCACGTACAGCACACCCAAAGTCCTGGAACGAGCCGGCTTGTCCATGAGTGACATCGATGTGTTTGAGTTTCACGAGGCGTTTGCT GGTCAGATAATGGCCAATCTGAAGGCTATGGACTCGGACTGGTTTGGTCAGACATACATGGGCAGGAAAGCAAAG GTGGGTACCCCGCCCATGGATAAGTTCAACCTGTGGGGCGGGTCCTTGTCTCTGGGTCACCCATTTGGAGCCACGGGCTGCAGGCTGGTGACCACAGTGGCCCACCGGCTGAAGAAGGAAGGAGGACAGTACGGCCTGGTGGCTGCTTGTGCTGCAGGAGGACAG GGTCACGCCATGGTGATTGAAGCCTACCCTCAGTGA